A genomic region of Metopolophium dirhodum isolate CAU chromosome 1, ASM1992520v1, whole genome shotgun sequence contains the following coding sequences:
- the LOC132932524 gene encoding zinc finger protein 70-like, whose amino-acid sequence MRQTTTNHLYNQLLKVLMMWEMSMVSVMSHVCLSAESTAEVVQDASDNHQPPVQPIVESTNDVGDVNGQLSHVFLSAESTAEILQEASDDHQPPVQPIVESTNDVGDVNGQLTHVCLSAESTAEILQDASDDHQPPLHPIVNVCTSTTNHSNEPDTTNVSPKRKKPKYHDTVNMCDEFENNPINAEEGDDDDDGEENDADNLFQCPECPKNFKFKSWLSRHAIMHERYYPCTYCTKTYKKKSELQFHILAHTGQKRFKCPDCYASYNDLSNQIKHWNLKHNPETKQYECDRCGETFTCARYLRYHNYAHDGVHPYKCDICGMEFSSPSFLSKHRKKKAHNVTMANFEQYLLVWSSETNVLREKKHQKWSVRVLFQISSFIKLCKAFDNICR is encoded by the exons ATGCGTCAGACAACCACCAACCACCTGTACAACCAATTGTTGAAAGTACTAATGATGTGGGAGATGTCAATGGTCAGTGTAA tgtcaCATGTCTGTTTGTCGGCCGAAAGTACTGCTGAAGTAGTGCAGGATGCGTCAGACAACCACCAACCACCTGTACAACCAATTGTTGAAAGTACTAATGATGTGGGAGATGTCAATGGTCAGT tgtcaCATGTCTTTTTGTCGGCTGAGAGTACTGCTGAAATATTGCAAGAAGCGTCAGACGACCACCAACCACCTGTACAACCGATTGTTGAAAGTACTAATGATGTGGGAGATGTCAATGGTCAGT tgacaCATGTCTGTTTGTCGGCCGAGAGTACTGCTGAAATATTGCAAGACGCGTCAGACGACCACCAACCACCTCTACATCCGATCGTCAATGTTTGCACATCAACAACCAATCATTCAAATGAACCGGACACCACAAATGTTTcacctaaaagaaaaaaaccgaAATACCATGATACCGTAAATATGTGTGATGAATTTGAGAATAATCCCATTAATGCAGAAGAAggagatgatgatgatgacggtGAAGAGAATGATGCTGACAATTTGTTTCAGTGCCCTGAGTGTCCCAAAAATTTCAAGTTCAAAAGTTGGCTAAGTAGACATGCAATCATGCATGAACGATATTACCCATGCACATATTGCactaaaacatacaaaaaaaagtcCGAGTTGCAGTTTCACATACTGGCACATACAGGCCAGAAACGATTTAAATGCCCCGACTGCTACGCTTCATACAATGACTtgtcaaatcaaataaaacactGGAACCTTAAACACAACCCAGAGACTAAACAATATGAATGCGATAGATGTGGAGAAACATTTACTTGTGCGAGATACCTTAGGTATCATAATTATGCACACGATGGTGTCCATCCATATAAGTGTGACATTTGTGGAATGGAATTTAGTAGCCCGTCATTCTTGTCGAagcacagaaaaaaaaaagcacataaCGTGACTATGGCAAACTTTGAA caataCCTGTTAGTATGGTCCTCGGAGACAAACGTTTTGAGagaaaaaaaacaccaaaagTGGTCGGTACGTGTTCTATTCCAAATCTCAAGTTTCATCAAACTATGCAAGGCATTTgacaat ATTTGTCGATGA
- the LOC132933399 gene encoding E3 ubiquitin-protein ligase Mdm2-like, whose amino-acid sequence MSIKRKFGEITCNDLEDEKDVSWGGKRTRYIYNYTFESSDSDATESVHSDQSKTTMEAASEADLSSDRSFGSNCDSNGQTNHTEFDVVSTSSSCHDIQSSSSDSSTLIDFKVTNNIIKYDDTSSLDNGYIPDETDVILTTTKTDLPPPAHFIICLQCRKKNPNPHFQYCYVCFRYRMEYFGSLTNSNRKNVKHLNLSMPKKEFNILEDSQKASKQGVTTQITIKEDTITKMNEDIKHIYNSISLIKEYNTNMCNICLNMPKNGVFNHQKISHVYSCYGCAKKIWRNSNRCPVCNVKIKSVTKI is encoded by the exons atgtcaatcAAAAGGAAATTTGGTGAAATTACTTGTAATG ATTTGGAAGACGAAAAAGATGTGTCTTGGGGAGGCAAACGAACTAGGTACATTTACAACTATACTTTTGAGTCTTCTGATTCAGATGCCACCGAGAGTGTACATAGTGATCAATCAAAAACTACAA TGGAAGCAGCTAGTGAAGCAGATCTTTCATCAGACAGAAGTTTTGGAAGCAACTGTGACAGTAATGGCCAAACAAATCATACCGAATTCGATGTGGTCAGCACATCATCGTCTTGCCATGATATTCAATCTAGTTCTTCAGATTCCTCAACATTAATAGATTTTAAG gttaccaataatattattaaatatgatgaTACGTCTTCACTAGATAACGGATACATTCCTGATGAGACTGACGTAATATTAACAACTACAAAAACAGATTTGCCACCACCAgctcattttataatatgtcttcagTGCAGAAAGAAAAATCCAAATCCACACTTTCAATACTGTTATGTTTGTTTTCGA tATAGGATGGAATATTTTGGGAGTTTGACTAATTCCAATAGAAAAAATGTCAAACATTTAAACTTGTCCATGCCAAAAAAAGAATTCAACATACTTGAAGATTCTCAGAAAGCCTCTAAACAGGGTGTTACAacacaaataacaattaaagaAGACACCATCACTAAAATGAATGAagatataaaacatatttataacagTATCTCTCTAATAAAAGAATATAACACTAACATGTGTAACATATGTTTAAATATGCCTAAAAATGGGGTTTTTAATCACCAAAAAATAAGCCATGTGTATAGTTGTTATGGATGCGCTAAAAAAATATGGAGAAATTCAAATAGATGTCCTGTCtgcaatgttaaaattaaaagtgtaacgaaaatt
- the LOC132932523 gene encoding uncharacterized protein LOC132932523, giving the protein MKVEDVLNQSLCLVNTCCFKNKLKVDTKISTIFNIVKDEIDINKTSLVDKVINLNGNLKKKNKKTINIEKNKIMKIINGDTFNCLVKFEQSLLSTVPINDKDYLDINFTLYFNEKDLNPISNLLSMNIITNCLWELFAKISEDYLFINQKSKAIHTYLTFGMKTTLYKTDYESLNQNPEVGAILHEIFKNLVLCSKYNIINKFLNIYSQYEYAVLTRAGIYIYECYVLIKFQQMMKEMDEFSDNLMFDLYKIPRPFINENELLIDMNHKYLMVYTGFENEYLEFNEVLTVACVLRQNTSNPKRSTKEW; this is encoded by the exons ATGAAGGTTGAAGATGTGTTAAATCAATCTTTGTGTCTAGTAAACAcatgttgttttaaaaacaaattaaaagtgGACACCAAAATATCAACAATCTTTAACATTGTCAAAGATGAAATTGACATTAACAAAACCAGTTTAGTTGATaaggttataaatttaaatgggaacctaaagaaaaaaaataaaaaaacaattaacatagaaaaaaataaaattatgaaaattattaatggTGACACATTCAACTGTCTAGTAAAATTTGAACAGTCTCT CTTATCTACAGTACCGATCAACGACAAAGATTATTtggatattaattttacattatatttcaatGAGAAAGATTTAAAtccaattagtaatttattgtcaatgaatataattactaattgtttATGGGAATTATTTGCCAAAATATCAGAGGATTATCTTTTTATAAACCAAAAATCTAAAgctatacatacctatttaacgTTTGGTATGAAAACTACATTGTACAAAACTGATTACGAATCACT GAACCAGAATCCAGAAGTAGGTGCAATTTTACACGAAATATTTAAGAATCTTGTATTGTGCAGTAAATATAACATCATCAacaaattcttaaatatttattcccaATATGAATATGCAGTGCTCACACGTGCTGGAATTTATATTTACGAGTGCTATGTGCTAATTAAATTTCAGCAGATGATGAAAGAAATGGATGAATTTAGCGACAATTTAATGTTTGATCTATACAAGATTCC GAGACCATTTATCAATGAAAACGAATTATTGATTGATATGAATCATAAGTACTTAATGGTGTATACTGGGTTTGAGAATGAATACTTGGAATTCAATGAAGTCTTAACTGTGGCATGTGTACTTAGGCAAAACACATCAAACCCTAAACGTTCAAcg aaGGAATGGtga
- the LOC132935894 gene encoding uncharacterized protein LOC132935894, which yields MTGEIIGNSVLSILKKLDLPFENCVGITTDGCSVMLSEKCGAVKTLKEKMKNAIKCTCFSHALNLSIMKGCKIKFVRNAFGIMKEIINFFNSSAKKNYILKNTLKSSLHSLCETRWVEKHDCILQFFTGLSSIIEALDKISDWDDINTAKIFTLTSPVSKLLQSKSQDKFSATTIIKNVISILKKKRENSSNCFNKIFKTAENQMANLGISIGINKPRLSEVMKNRENPQTQSVEEYFRITLFIPFLDNLLYDLESRFDEDLMSVFDLDVVLPNIVKTKSIFDDKFKLENKIKNVINQFGDLVAHEINIPRDIFESSIIGEFELWHNYWLQEEQLPSSPLEAIKQCDPDLFSGINVLLKILITLPATGATAERNFSSLRRVKTWMRSRISEERLNGLALLHAHRDVIINHDEVIDIFAQSNRRLDFVI from the exons ATGACTGGTGAAATTATAGGAAATTCAGTTTtgagcattttaaaaaaacttgattTACCATTTGAAAATTGCGTCGGAATTACAACAGATGGATGTAGTGTTATGCTATCCGAAAAATGTGGAGCAGTTAAAACacttaaagaaaaaatgaaaaatgcaaTCAAATGCACTTGTTTTAGTCATGCCTTAAATTTGTCTATTATGAAAgggtgcaaaattaaatttgtaagaaATGCTTTCGGAATAatgaaagaaataattaatttttttaattcatcagcaaaaaaaaactatattttgaaaaatactttaaaatcatCATTACATTCATTATGTGAGACAAGATGGGTGGAAAAACATGActgtattttacaatttttcactGGCCTAAGTTCCATAATCGAGGCATTAGACAAAATATCAGATTGGGATGATATAAATACCGCAA aaatttttactttaacaTCTCCAGTAAGTAAATTATTGCAGTCCAAAAGCCAGGACAAATTTTCAGCTActactataattaaaaatgtaatttctattttgaaaaaaaaacgagaaaatAGTTCCAActgttttaacaaaatatttaaaaccgcTGAAAATCAGATGGCCAACTTGGGGATTTCAATCGGAATTAACAAGCCAAGATTATCTGAAGTAATGAAAAACAGAGAAAATCCTCAAACTCAATCTGTTGaagaatattttagaataactcTTTTTATTCCCTTTCTCGATAATTTACTATATGATTTAGAATCTAGATTCGATGAAGATTTAATGTCAGTTTTTGATCTAGACGTAGTGTTGCCCAACATAGTTAAAACAAAATCCATTTTTgatgacaaatttaaattagaaaataaaataaaaaacgtgaTTAATCAATTTGGTGACTTAGTAgctcatgaaataaatatacctagaGATATTTTTGAATCTTCAATAATTGGTGAATTTGAACTTTGGCACAATTATTGGTTGCAAGAGGAACAATTACCTTCGTCACCTTTAGAAGCTATCAAACAATGTGACCCGGACCTTTTTTCtggaataaatgtattgttaaaaatacttatcaCGTTACCGGCTACAGGTGCAACAGCTGAACGTAATTTTTCATCACTACGACGAGTCAAAACATGGATGAGGTCGAGAATATCAGAGGAACGATTAAATGGACTGGCATTATTACACGCTCATCGAGATGTCATTATAAACCACGATGAAGTTATAGATATATTTGCTCAATCTAACAGAAGATTGGACTTTGTAATTTga
- the LOC132932525 gene encoding uncharacterized protein LOC132932525, which yields MLENGVGNSDDGYVVLSNIFDHITILMCVLKFNFIDKKSLKKKLKELVIKNYLTILFDNTHKIYNLNNEHIWNAINKNIHTNKYVNEILAIRRDTYYTTAVFYNLPSTFNPKPKINIQNQINKNNIFNSFQKKIIFIQQFIDSILTTHFTQITKNNVEENYVKEVKHYKNNLKNLLQVLPKKKNTTSHTTEEILELIKNNQIIESIHYRPPQTPIVITKFSESKLKYYSECSNLKKFKDLYYPK from the exons atgtTAGAGAATGGAGTGGGTAATAGTGATGATGGTTATGTGGTC ttgtcaaatatttttgatcacATCACTATATTAATGTGTGtactgaaatttaattttattgacaaaaagtcattgaaaaaaaaactaaaagaactggtcataaaaaattatcttacaattttatttgataatacacacaaaatttacaatttgaataatGAACATATCTGGAatgcaattaataaaaatatacacacaaataaatatGTCAATGAAATATTGGCAATACGACGAGATACATACTACACAACAGCCGTATTCTACAAT CTGCCATCCACTTTCAATcccaaaccaaaaataaatatccaaaatcaaattaataaaaataatatatttaacagctttcaaaaaaaaattatattcatacaacAATTCATCGACAGCATATTAACCACACATTTCACACAAATCACAAAAAACAATGTAGAAGAGAATTATGTCAAGGaagtaaaacattataaaaacaatttaaaaaatctgcTGCAGGTTttgccgaaaaaaaaaaatacaacatctCATACGACAGAAGAAATCCTAGAATTAATCAAAAACAACCAAATAATAGAATCGATACATTACAGGCCTCCACAGACGCcaatagtaataacaaaattCTCTGAGtccaaactaaaatattattctgaatgttcaaacctaaaaaaatttaaggattTATACTatccaaaataa